The segment GGTGGACGAGCCGCTCCCGGTGAGGGCGGTGGCGGAGCTGGTCCGGGAGGCGGTCAGGCCGGTGCCGCTGGAGGGCGTCCCGGCCGCGCGGCGCCGGAGCGCCGGCCCGGGGCCCGTACCGCGGGCGCCGCGGCTGCCGGGGTGGAAGCCGGTCCGCGAACTGCGGCAGGGACTGCACGGCTTCGCCCAGTGGCTGGCGTACGAGGGCATCCGCCACGCACCGGTCTGACCGGGCGCCACCGGCCGGGCCCGGCCTTCCCTCGCGCGAGTCCGGGGCCCCGGCCGGTGAGCGGCCGGTGAGCGCGACCGCCCCCGCGCCGGGTGTGCGGCCCGGTGCGGGGCGGGGGCGGTCGCGGCCGGGGTACGGCCCGGGGACAGGGGCCGTACCGGTCCGGAGCGGGCGGTGCCGCCGGATCAGCCGCGGGCGCGGGCGCGGTTGCGGGCCATCAGCAGCGCGCCGCCGCCCAGACCGAGCAGGATCGCCGAACCGCCCGCCAGATACAGGGTGGTGGAGCTGCCGCCGGTCTCGGCGAGGTTCTCCGTGGGCTCACCGCCGGTCTGGGTCTTGACCTGGGGCTTCTCCTCGGCCTTCGGCTGCTCCCGCTTCGGCTCCTCGGGCTTTGCCACGGCCGCCTTCGGCGTCTCGCAGGTCGCCTCGACCAGGGTGACGCTTCCGTTGACCTCGGCGACGTTCAGCTTCAGCGGATTGACGTTCACCTTCAGTTCGAGGGCGGTGGCGGCGGCCGTACGGGAGGTGGTGACGGTCCTCGACAGGTCCAGCGTGACCTCGCCGACGGCCGGTACGGCGATCCGGGTGCGGCCGCCCGCGGTGAGGGTGACCTTCTGCCCGAGGATCCGTACCGTACCGAGCAGATTCGATTCGGCCACGGGCTTCCGCCCGGCGACACAGGTGGCCTTGGAGGTGACCTGCTCCACCTCGACGAGGGAGAGCAGCGGCAGTCCGGGGATATGCACCCGGGCCCGGGCCAGATTGACGTATCCCTCGGCCTTCTTGCGGTCGGCGGTGACCCGGGCGGTGGCGACGTCCGCCCGGACCATCTGGAAGGGCCGTCCCCCGTCGACCCCGTCGAGCCGAACGGAGAGCCCGGTGCGTTCGGCGTTCGCGGGGGCCGTCACCTGGTTCAGGGTCGCGGTCAGGGGCACCCGGACCGCGTTGTTGAGCAGGGACACGTCGAGCCCGGCACGGAGGACGACCGCGCCCGCCCGGCCCTCCGCGCCGCCTCCCGTGGCCTGCGCCGGACCGGCCAGTGCGACCGGGGCCGCGACGAGGGCGACGGCGGCCGTGGCGGCGGCGCAGCGGCGAGCGGGCAGGCGAAAGGTATTGCTGTTCAAGATGGTGGACCCCCACAGGAGTACGACGTCGCCCCGCGGCCACGGGGACACGTGGCCGGCGGCGACCGGGACGCCCACATCTTTACGCACTGAGAGTGAACTGATGGATACCCGGCGTCAGTTCACCCCAAAGAGGGGTTTCCGTGAACACATTCGATTAACTGGACACATGCGTTCCCCGGAACCCCTCCGGTTTCACCCTCGGAGCGGCTGCGGGAGGGGGCCGGACCGCCATCGGGCCGCCGGCCGAAAGAGGTTCAACGACCGGACCGGGCACGACGTCACGCCCGGTCAACCCGGCGCCGCGCGTCTCGCGGGGCGCCGGGCGCGGGGTCAGCCGGTGATCCGGCCGTTGAGGACCACCCGGCGGGGTGCCGCGAGGGCCCGGACGTCGGCGCGCGGATCCTCGTCGTAGACGACGAGGTCGGCGGGCGCGCCCTCCTCCAGGGCCGGGCGGCCCAGCCAGGCGCGGGCGCCCCAGGTGGTCGCCGAGAGCGCGTCGAGCGGCGGGATCCCGGCCTTCACCAGCTCGGCGACCTCGGCCGCGACCAGACCATGGGCGAGCGAACCGCCCGCGTCGGTGCCGACGAAGACCGGGATGCCCGCGTCGTAGGCCGAGCGGACCGTGTCGTACCGCCGCTCGTGGAGCCGCCGCAGATGGCCGGACCAGACGGGGAACTTGGCCTCGCCGCCGGCCGCGAGCGCCGGGAAGGTGGCGATGTTGACCAGGGTCGGCACGATGGCGACCCCGCGCTCGGCGAAGAGCGGAATGGTGTCTTCGGTGAGGCCGGTGGCGTGTTCGACGCAGTCGATGCCCGCCTCGACGAGATCCCGGAGCGAGTCCTCGGCGAAGCAGTGCGCCGTGACGCGGGCACCGAGCCGATGGGCCTCGGCGATGGCCGCTTCGACCTCGGCCCGTGGCCAGCAGGCGGTCAGATCGCCGACTTCGCGGTCGATCCAGTCGCCGACCAGCTTGACCCAGCCGTCCCCGCGCTTCGCCTCGCGGGCGACGTAGGAGACCAGATCGGCGGGTTCGATCTCATGGGCGTAGTTGCGGATGTAGCGGCGGGTGCGGGCGATGTGCCGGCCCGCGCGGATGATCTTCGGGAGGTCGTCCCGGTCGTCGATCCAGCGGGTGTCGGCCGCCGAGCCCGCGTCCCGGATCAGCAGGGTGCCCGCGTCCCGGTCGGTCAGAGCCTGCTTCTCGCTGGTGGCGGCGGACACGGCGCCGTGCGCGTCGAGTCCGACATGGCAGTGGGCGTCGACCAGCCCGGGCAGCGCCCAGCCCGGCACGGTGACCGCCTCCGCCGCGGGCCGCTGATAGGTGACGCGGCCGCCGACGACCCACAGCTCGTCCCGGACGTCCTCCGGGCCGACGAGCACCCGACCCTTCACATGCAGCACCGTGTGATCGCTCATGACTGCACTGTACGAGGGCGGGGTCCGCGCCCACGAGGGTGCGGGCGGGCACCCGCGCGGACGCCGAACGGGCCTGCGGGAGAGCCGGTCCCGGCTCGGTACCCTCGTGCGTATGGCCGGAACACCCCGGCCTGAACCGAACTGTCCGACTGTCCGAAGAAGGCGCCCACCGTGACACATCCGTTTCTGGACCTCCCCCCGCTGACCGCCGACCGGTTCGCGGCCATCGAGCGGCGGGTCGCCGCCCTGCTCGGCACCGAACAGGACGTCGTGATCACCCAGGGCGAGGCGCTGCTGCCGCTGGAGGGCTGCATCCGGTCCGGCGCCCGGCCCGGTTCGACGGCGCTGAACGTGGTGACGGGCCCGTACGGCCAGACCTTCGGCAACTGGCTGCGGGACTGCGGGGCGAAGGTCGTCGATCTGGAGGTGCCGTTCCACACCGCGGTCACCGCCGCACAGGTCGAACAGGCCCTGGCCGGGCACCCGGAGATCGACTTCGTCTCCCTGGTGCACGCCGAGGCGGCGACCGGAAACACCAATCCGGTCGCGGAGATCGGTGAGGTCGTCCGGGCGCACGGCGCCCTGTTCATGCTGGACGCGGTGGCCTCGGTGGCGGCGGAACCGCTGCTGCCGGACGCCTGGGGCGTCGATCTCTGTGTGATCGGGGCGCAGAAGGCGATGGGCGGCCCGGCCGGGGTGTCGGCGGTATCGGTGAGCCCGCGCGCCTGGGAGCGGTTCGCCGCGAACCCGGCCGCGCCCCGGCGCTCGTACCTCTCGCTCCTCGACTGGAAGGAGCGGTGGATCGACGGCGGCCGGCGGACCCTGCTGCACGCGCCCGCGCAGCTGGAGATGCTGGCGCTGGAGGCGTGTGTCGACCGGATCGAGAAGGACGGGCTCGCCACGGTCACCGCCCGGCACTCGGCGGCGGCCGCGGCGACCCGCGCGGGCGCTTCGGCGCTCGGCGGCGGTCTGACGCCCTATGTGCACGAGGCGAAGGACGCCGCGCCGGTGGCGACGACGCTGCGGACCCCGCCCGGGGTCGACGCGGCGGCCCTGGTGGCGGCCGCGCTGGCCGCCGATCCCTCGCTGCCGCTGGTCGCGGGCGGCGGGGCACTGGCCGGGGAGATGATCCGGGTCAACCACTACGGCGCGGACGCCACCGAGGACGCGGTGCTGTCGTCGCTGTCGGCGCTGGGGGCCGCGCTGGCCGCATCGGGCACGGCACCGGAGCCGGTCGACCAGACGGCGGCGCGCCGCGCGGCTCTGGCCGCCTGGTCCTAGTCCGACGCCACCGCCCGGAGCCACCGCCCCGGAAGAATGCATTCCAGGGCCATAAATTCATAACAGGACCAGGAAAACGGGAAGCTTTTTTGCCGCCTTTACGGATGGCAGCTTCCCGTTTTCTTCTGCCCGGGTTCCGGGGCCTTAAACGCTAAAGTTCCGACAGGACAATCCGGCCACTTCCGGCATGTGATCGACTCCACAGCCCTACCGATTTGCGGCTTATTTGCTGGACAAATGCAGTCAAAGCACTGCCATGGCCCAGAGCGAGTCGCGCCCGCGCGATAACACATCACCCACTTCGCCCCAACCCCTCGCGACCATGCATTCATGGAATTCCATCGGTAAGTTGAATCGGCATGAACGCCGCGCAGGACGACCTGGTACGAGCCGAATCCCGCAGTGAATTCACCGTTATGGAGAGCCCCGGTATCGAGGACGGGGCCGCGCTCTGGCGCATCGCCCGCGACTCCGAGGTCCTGGACCTCAACTCCTCGTACAGCTACCTGCTGTGGTGCCGTGACTTCGCCGCCACCTCCCTGGTGGCCCGGGGCCCGGGCGGGGAGCCGATCGCCTTCGTCACCGGCTACGCCCGGCCCGACCGGCCCGAATCACTGGTCGTCTGGCAGATCGCGGTGGACCGCGAGCACCGGGGCCGCGGTCTGGCGGGCGCGCTTCTCGACGCCCTGACCACCCGGGTGACGGCGGAGCTGGGCATCCGGCGGCTGGAGACCACCGTCACCCCCGGCAACACCGCGTCGGACCGGCTCTTCACGGCGTTCGCCGAGCGCCGGGGCGCGGATCTGGAACGCACCGTCCTCTTCGACGGGCGGCTGTTCCCGCCGGGCGCGGGCCATGAGCCCGAGGTGCTCTACCGCATCGGGCCGCTCGGCCGCTGAACCTTCGGCCCCCGGCCCGCGGCCCGCGGCCGCCGCACGCCCGTCACCGTGCGCCCGTCACCGTACGACCCGATCCGTCCACACCCCCGGGAGAGACCTGTGACCATCACCCCGCCCGCCCTGAGCGTCTTCGAAACCCTCGAATCGGAGGTGCGCAGCTACTGCCGGAGCTGGCCCGCGGTCTTCGACCGGGCCCGGGGCAGCCGCCTCGTGGACGAGGACGGCCACTCCTATCTCGACTTCTTCGCCGGCGCCGGCTCCCTCAACTACGGGCACAACAACCCCGTACTCAAACGCGCCCTGCTCGACTATCTCGAACGGGACGGCATCACCCACGGCCTCGATATGGCGACCACGGCCAAACGGACCTTCCTGGAGACCTTCCAGAATCTGGTCCTGCGGCCGCGCGATCTGCCCTACAAGGTGATGTTCCCCGGCCCCACCGGCACCAACGCGGTGGAGGCGGCGCTGAAGCTGGCCCGCAAGGTGAAGGGCCGGGAGTCGGTGGTCTCCTT is part of the Streptomyces qinzhouensis genome and harbors:
- a CDS encoding amidohydrolase family protein produces the protein MSDHTVLHVKGRVLVGPEDVRDELWVVGGRVTYQRPAAEAVTVPGWALPGLVDAHCHVGLDAHGAVSAATSEKQALTDRDAGTLLIRDAGSAADTRWIDDRDDLPKIIRAGRHIARTRRYIRNYAHEIEPADLVSYVAREAKRGDGWVKLVGDWIDREVGDLTACWPRAEVEAAIAEAHRLGARVTAHCFAEDSLRDLVEAGIDCVEHATGLTEDTIPLFAERGVAIVPTLVNIATFPALAAGGEAKFPVWSGHLRRLHERRYDTVRSAYDAGIPVFVGTDAGGSLAHGLVAAEVAELVKAGIPPLDALSATTWGARAWLGRPALEEGAPADLVVYDEDPRADVRALAAPRRVVLNGRITG
- a CDS encoding pyridoxal-phosphate-dependent aminotransferase family protein; its protein translation is MTHPFLDLPPLTADRFAAIERRVAALLGTEQDVVITQGEALLPLEGCIRSGARPGSTALNVVTGPYGQTFGNWLRDCGAKVVDLEVPFHTAVTAAQVEQALAGHPEIDFVSLVHAEAATGNTNPVAEIGEVVRAHGALFMLDAVASVAAEPLLPDAWGVDLCVIGAQKAMGGPAGVSAVSVSPRAWERFAANPAAPRRSYLSLLDWKERWIDGGRRTLLHAPAQLEMLALEACVDRIEKDGLATVTARHSAAAAATRAGASALGGGLTPYVHEAKDAAPVATTLRTPPGVDAAALVAAALAADPSLPLVAGGGALAGEMIRVNHYGADATEDAVLSSLSALGAALAASGTAPEPVDQTAARRAALAAWS
- a CDS encoding SCO1860 family LAETG-anchored protein, with translation MNSNTFRLPARRCAAATAAVALVAAPVALAGPAQATGGGAEGRAGAVVLRAGLDVSLLNNAVRVPLTATLNQVTAPANAERTGLSVRLDGVDGGRPFQMVRADVATARVTADRKKAEGYVNLARARVHIPGLPLLSLVEVEQVTSKATCVAGRKPVAESNLLGTVRILGQKVTLTAGGRTRIAVPAVGEVTLDLSRTVTTSRTAAATALELKVNVNPLKLNVAEVNGSVTLVEATCETPKAAVAKPEEPKREQPKAEEKPQVKTQTGGEPTENLAETGGSSTTLYLAGGSAILLGLGGGALLMARNRARARG
- the ectA gene encoding diaminobutyrate acetyltransferase produces the protein MNAAQDDLVRAESRSEFTVMESPGIEDGAALWRIARDSEVLDLNSSYSYLLWCRDFAATSLVARGPGGEPIAFVTGYARPDRPESLVVWQIAVDREHRGRGLAGALLDALTTRVTAELGIRRLETTVTPGNTASDRLFTAFAERRGADLERTVLFDGRLFPPGAGHEPEVLYRIGPLGR